From one Gemmatimonadales bacterium genomic stretch:
- a CDS encoding OmpA family protein, which yields MSRKFTLLCAAVALLATVPAHAQEKGQIQFGIGAGLPFYASDLGLNNNVGVGARLGYMFTSKIGIEADAFYYNTEPSSAQYTGVNITEVPIHARLTYSAPIGAGLGAVIGLGYVDNSWSGSDTEGYFMNSQASDGGPSGLIGLRFGTAGKVSMRVDLTGDYILNPINDSTNAILGSPTAQDTRFDLALNAMLSIAFGGKPGTPKDSDKDGVPDKTDLCPNTPLGTAVDANGCPYGDADKDGVTDNLDKCPNTPLGATVDAAGCPSDSDKDGVYNGIDQCPNTPMGATVDAKGCPSDQDSDGVYNGIDQCPDTPPGVKVNAKGCPLDSDGDGVPDYMDKCPNTPAGMKVNEVGCPLLFEPGKTAVVLQGVNFASNSAVLDPSSTETLDKVANFVQYNPTGYRLEVAGYTSSTGSRAHNMTLSQQRAESVVKYLVSKGVPASMLVAKGYGPDFPIDTNATAAGRANNRRVELKQIK from the coding sequence ATGAGCCGCAAGTTCACACTGCTCTGCGCCGCGGTCGCCCTCCTGGCGACGGTGCCGGCGCACGCCCAGGAGAAGGGACAGATTCAGTTCGGCATTGGCGCCGGTCTGCCCTTCTACGCCTCCGATCTCGGCCTGAACAACAACGTCGGCGTCGGTGCGCGGCTGGGCTACATGTTCACGAGCAAGATCGGTATCGAAGCGGATGCGTTTTACTACAACACCGAGCCCTCAAGCGCCCAGTACACCGGTGTGAATATCACCGAGGTCCCGATTCATGCGCGCCTGACCTACAGCGCGCCAATCGGCGCGGGGCTGGGGGCGGTGATCGGCCTTGGGTACGTGGACAATTCGTGGAGCGGGAGCGATACCGAGGGCTACTTCATGAACTCCCAGGCCAGCGACGGTGGCCCGAGCGGCCTCATCGGCCTTCGCTTCGGCACCGCCGGCAAGGTGTCGATGCGCGTCGACCTGACCGGGGACTACATCCTCAACCCGATCAATGACTCCACCAATGCGATCCTCGGCAGCCCGACCGCCCAGGACACTCGCTTCGACCTGGCCCTGAACGCCATGCTGAGCATCGCGTTCGGCGGCAAGCCGGGGACGCCGAAGGATTCGGACAAGGACGGGGTGCCGGACAAGACCGACCTCTGCCCGAACACGCCGCTGGGCACCGCGGTGGACGCCAACGGCTGCCCCTACGGCGACGCCGACAAGGATGGCGTGACCGACAACCTCGACAAGTGCCCGAACACCCCGCTGGGTGCGACGGTGGACGCGGCCGGCTGCCCGTCGGACAGCGACAAGGACGGCGTGTATAACGGGATCGATCAGTGCCCGAACACCCCGATGGGTGCAACGGTGGACGCCAAGGGCTGCCCGTCGGATCAGGACAGCGACGGCGTGTACAACGGGATCGACCAGTGCCCCGACACGCCTCCGGGCGTCAAGGTCAACGCCAAGGGCTGCCCGCTTGACTCGGACGGCGACGGCGTGCCGGACTACATGGACAAGTGCCCGAACACCCCGGCCGGCATGAAGGTCAACGAAGTGGGCTGCCCGCTGCTGTTCGAGCCGGGCAAGACGGCGGTGGTGCTGCAGGGCGTGAACTTCGCCAGCAACAGCGCAGTGCTCGATCCGTCCTCGACCGAGACGCTGGACAAGGTCGCGAACTTCGTGCAGTACAACCCGACCGGGTACCGCCTGGAAGTGGCCGGCTACACCAGCAGCACCGGCAGCCGGGCGCACAACATGACGCTCTCGCAGCAGCGGGCGGAGTCGGTTGTGAAGTACCTCGTCAGCAAGGGTGTCCCGGCCAGCATGCTCGTGGCCAAGGGCTACGGTCCGGACTTCCCGATCGACACCAACGCGACCGCGGCTGGTCGCGCGAACAACCGGCGGGTGGAGCTGAAGCAGATCAAGTAG